The Flavobacterium faecale genome has a segment encoding these proteins:
- a CDS encoding serine hydrolase domain-containing protein — protein sequence MKKTLSIVAVVVILVIGYLGWSTYPKLDLISGFAAKSVASGHFIDQRPLSVIAAQDNDIKLVDWATNTINEAGKLATASVNGLKERKAIYREGIGATLINDDFDETQPYLVPKRLKSKIGLYPYGNVKPPDTVFSNVNYKSLNAAVANAFDVSNEKIKRSRAVVVIYKDRIIAEKYAPGFNERSKILGWSMTKSITGALFGVLAQQGKYDIYKPAPIEEWQKDDRKKITTNDLLHMNSGLEWLEEYTSICDATKMLFQAEDMGSVQLGKPVAFQPNTHWNYSSGTTNLLSKILRGQFKTHQEYLDFWYTNLIDKIGMRSMIIETDMTGNYVGSSYGWATARDWGKFGLLYLHQGNWNGEQILSPEWVKYTRTPTATSNGRYGAQFWLNAGGYFPDVPRDMYYCSGFQGQMVAIIPSRDMVIVHMGLKGNENGFDFNGFLKEVLAAVK from the coding sequence TATTTTGGTAATTGGTTATTTGGGCTGGTCCACTTATCCTAAGCTTGATTTGATCTCTGGATTTGCTGCCAAAAGTGTGGCTTCGGGTCATTTTATCGATCAGCGTCCTTTAAGTGTCATTGCCGCACAAGACAATGACATTAAATTGGTAGACTGGGCAACCAACACGATCAATGAGGCGGGGAAATTGGCAACCGCATCGGTCAACGGACTAAAAGAACGCAAAGCAATCTATCGTGAGGGTATTGGTGCTACTTTGATCAATGACGATTTTGATGAGACACAGCCTTATTTGGTGCCCAAGAGATTAAAAAGCAAGATAGGTTTGTATCCTTATGGGAATGTTAAACCACCAGATACTGTATTTTCTAATGTGAATTACAAATCCTTAAATGCAGCAGTTGCGAATGCTTTTGATGTTTCGAATGAAAAAATTAAGCGCTCACGTGCCGTTGTTGTCATTTATAAAGATCGAATAATTGCCGAAAAATATGCTCCGGGTTTTAATGAAAGAAGTAAAATATTGGGATGGTCAATGACCAAAAGTATCACAGGTGCTCTTTTTGGTGTTTTGGCACAACAAGGGAAATATGATATATACAAACCAGCTCCGATTGAAGAGTGGCAGAAAGACGATCGCAAAAAGATAACGACCAATGATTTGCTCCACATGAATTCTGGTTTGGAATGGCTTGAAGAATATACCAGCATTTGTGATGCTACCAAAATGCTTTTTCAGGCGGAAGATATGGGGAGTGTGCAGTTAGGAAAGCCAGTTGCTTTCCAACCCAATACACATTGGAATTACTCGTCGGGGACAACGAATTTATTGTCTAAGATTTTGCGAGGACAGTTTAAGACCCACCAAGAATATTTGGATTTTTGGTACACAAATTTGATTGATAAAATTGGTATGCGTTCGATGATTATCGAAACAGATATGACAGGAAATTATGTAGGCTCCTCGTATGGATGGGCGACTGCGCGTGATTGGGGAAAATTTGGTTTGCTTTATCTGCATCAAGGAAATTGGAATGGCGAACAAATACTATCACCAGAATGGGTAAAGTACACGAGAACACCCACGGCGACTTCAAACGGTCGTTATGGAGCACAATTTTGGCTAAATGCTGGAGGTTATTTTCCAGATGTGCCGAGAGATATGTACTATTGCAGTGGTTTTCAAGGTCAAATGGTGGCTATAATTCCTTCTCGTGACATGGTGATCGTACACATGGGGCTAAAAGGGAATGAAAACGGTTTTGACTTTAACGGATTTTTGAAAGAAGTACTTGCAGCTGTGAAATAG
- a CDS encoding Gfo/Idh/MocA family oxidoreductase, giving the protein MRTIKTALLSYGMSGKVFHAPFLELHPGFKLLGAWERSKKLIQADYPEVISYPTLEDVLASDAELIVVNTPIDSHFEYAKKVLQAGKHAIVEKAFTTTVAEAEELKALAIEKGLKLSVFQNRRWDSDFKTVKKIRDDGVLGELVDAEFHFDRYTPTLSQKAHKESVNDGSGILKDLGPHLIDQALFLFGFPQAVHADIRITREQSLIDDSLDICLFYHDFRVRLKAGFFNREMIPSYVLQGRKGSFFKARGDLQEDELKISKKPNLTTWGTEDANLKGILHTEIDGEIIRKNIPTLQGNYYDYFDGMYQSIITNSIEPVTAQEGINVMKIIEAAIKSNTEKRRIEF; this is encoded by the coding sequence ATGCGAACTATAAAAACAGCGCTACTATCCTACGGAATGTCTGGTAAAGTTTTTCATGCGCCATTTCTTGAACTACATCCTGGTTTTAAACTTTTGGGCGCATGGGAACGCTCCAAAAAACTTATCCAAGCCGACTATCCTGAGGTCATAAGCTATCCAACTCTTGAAGATGTGCTTGCAAGTGATGCCGAACTTATCGTTGTAAACACGCCAATCGATAGCCATTTTGAGTACGCCAAAAAAGTTTTGCAAGCAGGAAAGCATGCCATTGTCGAAAAAGCATTTACTACAACGGTTGCCGAAGCAGAAGAGCTGAAAGCTTTGGCCATAGAAAAAGGACTGAAACTTTCTGTTTTTCAAAATCGAAGATGGGATAGTGATTTCAAAACCGTCAAAAAAATCAGAGATGATGGCGTTCTTGGTGAATTGGTGGATGCCGAATTTCATTTTGACCGCTACACACCTACATTGAGTCAGAAAGCACATAAAGAATCTGTGAACGACGGCTCCGGAATTTTGAAAGATCTTGGCCCACATTTAATTGATCAAGCTTTGTTTTTGTTTGGTTTTCCCCAAGCCGTACATGCAGACATACGCATCACACGAGAGCAATCACTTATTGATGATTCACTGGACATTTGCTTGTTTTACCACGATTTTAGAGTTCGGTTGAAAGCCGGCTTCTTCAATCGCGAAATGATTCCGTCTTATGTTTTACAAGGTAGAAAAGGTTCCTTTTTTAAAGCTCGTGGCGATCTACAAGAAGACGAATTGAAAATCAGTAAAAAACCAAATTTGACCACTTGGGGAACCGAAGACGCTAACCTTAAAGGAATACTGCACACCGAAATTGATGGGGAAATCATTCGAAAAAATATTCCAACACTACAAGGTAATTATTACGATTATTTTGATGGCATGTATCAATCAATTATCACCAACAGCATCGAGCCCGTTACCGCTCAAGAAGGTATCAACGTTATGAAAATTATCGAAGCTGCGATAAAAAGCAACACCGAAAAAAGAAGAATCGAATTCTAA
- a CDS encoding NADH:flavin oxidoreductase/NADH oxidase, whose product MSILFSPIEIKKVTLKNRIVISPMCQYSAIDGFANNWHLVHLGSRASGGAGLIIQEATSVLPEGRISPEDLGLWNDAQIEKLKEITDFIRSQDCVPGIQLAHAGRKASHAAPWLGHQQLAPSDGGWTTVGPSAIAFSDKETAPVALDKAQIDTIVQAFKSATKRALAAGYEVLELHAAHGYLLHQFLSPLSNLRTDEYGGSFENRIRFTLETLAAVQTEWPADLPIFVRISATDWAEGGWTLEDSVRLSQVLKDKGVDLIDVSTGALVPYQQIPVAPNYQVPFAEKIKKETGMLTSAVGLITEAQQAEEILADQNADLVMFARESLRNPNLPLQFARDLDDTIKWPKQYERAQLK is encoded by the coding sequence ATGTCAATATTATTTTCACCTATAGAAATCAAAAAAGTCACTTTAAAAAACCGCATAGTTATCTCGCCTATGTGCCAGTATTCTGCCATTGATGGGTTTGCCAACAACTGGCATCTTGTACACTTGGGCAGTCGTGCTAGCGGTGGTGCCGGACTTATTATTCAAGAAGCTACCTCAGTTTTACCCGAGGGTCGTATTTCTCCCGAAGATTTAGGTTTGTGGAACGATGCTCAGATCGAAAAACTGAAAGAAATCACAGACTTCATCCGATCACAAGACTGCGTACCTGGTATCCAGTTGGCACACGCAGGTCGCAAAGCAAGTCATGCCGCACCGTGGTTGGGTCACCAACAACTAGCACCGTCTGATGGTGGCTGGACAACAGTTGGACCATCAGCAATTGCCTTTTCAGACAAAGAAACAGCACCCGTAGCACTTGACAAAGCACAAATAGACACTATCGTTCAAGCGTTTAAATCGGCAACCAAAAGAGCATTAGCAGCAGGATACGAAGTTCTTGAACTTCATGCCGCGCACGGCTACCTGCTACATCAATTTTTGTCTCCTTTATCAAATTTGAGAACAGATGAGTACGGTGGATCATTTGAAAACCGCATTCGTTTTACGCTTGAAACGTTGGCTGCTGTGCAAACTGAATGGCCAGCAGACTTACCCATTTTTGTTCGCATATCTGCAACCGACTGGGCCGAAGGCGGATGGACATTAGAAGATTCCGTACGTTTGAGTCAAGTTTTAAAAGATAAAGGTGTGGATCTTATTGATGTATCTACGGGAGCATTGGTACCTTACCAACAAATACCTGTAGCGCCAAACTACCAAGTACCTTTTGCCGAAAAAATCAAAAAAGAAACTGGTATGTTAACAAGTGCTGTGGGATTAATTACCGAAGCGCAACAAGCAGAAGAAATATTGGCTGATCAAAATGCAGATTTAGTAATGTTTGCTCGTGAATCACTCAGAAATCCAAACTTACCGCTCCAATTTGCTCGCGATCTAGACGACACAATCAAATGGCCAAAACAATATGAACGTGCTCAATTAAAATAA
- the rseP gene encoding RIP metalloprotease RseP, which translates to MELFIKLSQFLLSLSLLIILHELGHFIPAKLFKTRVEKFYLFFDVKYSLLKKKIGETEYGIGWLPLGGYVKISGMIDESMDKEQMALPPQPWEFRSKPAWQRLIIMLGGVTVNFILAFVIYIGMAFTYGDTYIAMEDLQDGLLIENPVLDKIGIKTGDKILAVDGEKIAKFDTDIIMKVILAKKVLIERNGAEATVTMPKDLVDQLSKVEKGSLISIRMPFVIGAVAAESRNTALQPKDLILSLNGQKIKYFDEAKTILEANKSKSIAAVVLRDQKEVPVSLQINAEGKLGVQLGGLGMDSLEKLGYYKIRKQEFTFFEAIPVGIEKGKDQLIGYGKQLKMIFNPDTGAYKQVGGFKAIFDIFPSTWSWEVFWRLTALLSIMLGVMNLLPIPALDGGHVMFLLYEIVSGKKPSDKFLENAQMVGFVLLISLLLFANGNDIYKAIIGK; encoded by the coding sequence ATGGAATTATTTATCAAGCTTTCTCAATTTTTATTGAGTCTATCATTACTTATTATCCTTCACGAATTAGGACATTTTATCCCCGCTAAGTTATTCAAAACCAGAGTCGAAAAATTTTATTTATTTTTTGATGTGAAATATTCACTATTGAAGAAAAAAATAGGAGAAACAGAATATGGTATCGGATGGTTACCATTGGGAGGTTATGTAAAAATCTCAGGAATGATTGACGAGAGTATGGACAAGGAACAAATGGCATTGCCACCACAGCCTTGGGAATTTCGTTCAAAACCAGCATGGCAACGTTTGATCATTATGTTGGGTGGTGTTACTGTAAATTTCATTTTAGCTTTTGTAATCTATATTGGTATGGCATTCACTTATGGTGATACCTATATCGCAATGGAAGATTTGCAAGATGGTTTATTGATCGAAAATCCAGTTTTGGATAAAATCGGTATTAAAACAGGTGATAAAATCTTGGCAGTAGATGGTGAGAAAATTGCAAAATTTGATACAGACATTATCATGAAAGTGATTCTGGCAAAAAAGGTTTTGATCGAAAGAAATGGTGCCGAAGCGACAGTTACGATGCCTAAAGATCTTGTGGATCAATTGTCAAAAGTAGAAAAAGGTAGTTTGATCTCTATACGTATGCCGTTTGTAATTGGTGCTGTTGCTGCAGAATCGAGAAACACCGCTTTACAACCCAAGGATTTAATCTTGTCTTTGAATGGTCAGAAAATCAAATATTTTGACGAAGCTAAAACTATTTTGGAAGCCAATAAAAGCAAATCGATTGCTGCAGTTGTTTTGCGCGATCAAAAAGAGGTACCTGTTTCATTGCAAATTAATGCAGAAGGAAAACTTGGGGTGCAGCTTGGAGGTTTAGGAATGGACTCTTTGGAGAAATTAGGTTATTACAAAATACGCAAACAAGAATTCACATTCTTTGAAGCGATTCCAGTTGGAATCGAAAAAGGGAAAGATCAGTTGATCGGTTACGGAAAACAATTAAAGATGATCTTCAACCCAGATACGGGTGCTTACAAACAAGTAGGTGGTTTTAAAGCAATATTTGATATTTTTCCGAGTACATGGAGCTGGGAGGTTTTTTGGAGACTGACTGCTTTGTTATCAATTATGCTTGGAGTTATGAACTTATTACCTATTCCGGCCTTAGATGGTGGGCATGTTATGTTTTTACTTTATGAAATTGTAAGTGGTAAAAAACCATCAGATAAATTCTTAGAAAATGCACAAATGGTTGGTTTTGTTTTACTTATCTCATTGCTTTTATTTGCTAACGGAAATGATATTTATAAGGCTATAATTGGCAAGTAA
- a CDS encoding GIY-YIG nuclease family protein, producing the protein MNIVYILFSEKLNKFYTGFTENLQERLLFHQNAESRKFTYNADDWSVFLTIECVSKSQGLKIEAQIKSMKSQVYIRNLKLYPEMIEKLHQKYSDC; encoded by the coding sequence ATGAATATAGTCTACATTCTTTTTTCAGAAAAACTAAATAAGTTCTATACTGGGTTTACGGAGAATCTACAGGAAAGATTGCTATTTCATCAAAATGCTGAATCTAGGAAGTTCACTTATAATGCAGATGATTGGTCTGTGTTCTTAACAATTGAATGTGTTTCAAAATCACAAGGTTTAAAGATTGAAGCTCAGATAAAATCAATGAAAAGTCAGGTTTACATTCGAAATTTAAAACTATATCCTGAAATGATTGAAAAACTACATCAAAAATATTCTGACTGTTAG
- a CDS encoding IS4 family transposase, with protein MPKNSIAIVEILKEVIFSDKIRIEFKMNDKDFSRKRKQPFGEVLLFMFNLLRKSLAIEIDSFINHLNSKLESKPIKNFTKSAFVQKRQKINPAVFKYLSRVIMENTYVERNINVQLFYGYRLLAVDGSMITLPYTENLKNVFGVSKNNTKTVLVQGRASVLYDVLNRLALDSSLNNSALGERQLALKHSDYWAKNDLIIYDRGYVGYDFQYEHFKKNIDYLIRTSLTHSDLIKDFVKTKKQSAIVDLFPNQKHAIVDKQYTKETSLKVRLIRIVLSNGEIEVLMTSLLDSQIFPASIFKELYFLRWGIETFYDELKNKLKLEYFTGYSKASIEQDFFCTIFISNLQSTIVNDLQDDLKLKNKNTKLDYKINTNLSYGFLKNRILELLFKEAPLDEVFEELENLFLKNTVPIRLNRNNKRKVGKYLNRKRPLVLKNQKDAI; from the coding sequence ATGCCAAAGAACTCAATTGCGATAGTTGAAATACTAAAAGAAGTGATATTTAGTGATAAAATAAGAATTGAATTTAAAATGAATGATAAAGATTTTAGTCGAAAACGTAAACAGCCTTTTGGAGAAGTTTTACTTTTCATGTTCAATTTGTTGAGAAAAAGTTTGGCAATAGAAATTGATAGTTTTATAAATCATCTTAATTCAAAACTCGAATCCAAGCCTATTAAAAATTTCACTAAAAGTGCTTTTGTTCAGAAAAGACAAAAGATAAATCCAGCGGTTTTTAAATATTTATCGAGAGTAATTATGGAAAACACTTATGTTGAAAGAAATATAAATGTCCAACTATTTTATGGTTATAGACTCCTTGCAGTTGATGGTTCTATGATTACTCTACCCTATACAGAGAATTTAAAAAATGTATTTGGAGTATCAAAAAACAACACTAAAACAGTTCTAGTGCAAGGAAGAGCTTCTGTTTTGTATGACGTACTGAATCGTCTCGCATTGGATTCTTCGTTGAATAATTCAGCATTGGGAGAAAGACAATTGGCATTGAAACATTCCGATTATTGGGCCAAGAACGATTTGATTATATATGATAGAGGCTACGTGGGTTATGATTTTCAGTATGAACATTTTAAAAAGAATATAGATTATTTAATCAGAACAAGTCTTACCCATAGTGACCTAATAAAAGATTTTGTAAAAACCAAGAAACAATCAGCCATAGTTGATTTATTTCCAAATCAAAAACACGCTATAGTTGATAAGCAATACACAAAAGAGACATCGCTAAAAGTTCGATTAATTAGAATCGTTTTGTCTAATGGAGAAATTGAAGTTTTGATGACATCTTTATTGGATAGTCAAATTTTTCCAGCCAGTATATTTAAAGAATTATACTTTTTGAGATGGGGGATTGAAACATTTTACGACGAGTTGAAAAACAAACTCAAATTGGAATACTTCACGGGTTATTCCAAAGCAAGTATAGAACAGGACTTTTTCTGCACGATATTCATAAGTAATTTGCAATCGACCATTGTAAATGACTTACAAGATGACTTAAAATTAAAGAACAAAAACACAAAACTGGATTACAAGATCAACACAAACTTGTCTTACGGTTTTTTAAAAAATAGAATACTAGAGTTGCTTTTTAAAGAAGCTCCTTTAGATGAAGTATTCGAAGAATTAGAAAATCTATTTCTTAAAAATACAGTTCCAATTAGATTAAATCGGAATAACAAACGAAAAGTAGGTAAATATCTCAATCGAAAAAGACCTTTAGTACTTAAAAATCAGAAAGATGCAATATGA
- a CDS encoding IS1182 family transposase: protein MLVQQQTIQFSEYSSLYDLIVPKENLLRKINDLIDFSFIYDELLNKYCPNNGRMAESPVRMFKYLLLKTIYTVSDIDVVERSQYDMSFKYFLDMNPEDDVINPSSLTKFRKLRLKDTDLLNLLINKTVTIAIEKGIIRSKSIIVDATHTLSRSNPFLAIDVLRERSKLLRKTVYSFEQEFKEHMPEKNTDNDLEKELAYCKELEKRIENEPSISSIPAVKEKLNLLKETVEDTQENFTLSKDADAKTGHKSADSSFFGYKTHLAMTEERIITAAVVTSGEKGDGPELPRLLAISQKNGIDVDTIIGDGAYTGKENLKLTREQNIKVVARLNVTIAQGARKDEDKFDYNKDADRFVCTAGHMAIRKARQGKKNVGTNQIQTYYFDVEKCKTCSLKEGCYKEGSKTKTYSVSIKSDLHQEQISFQETDYYKEKAKHRYKIEAKNSELKNVHGYDRAISYGITNMQMQGAIAIFAVNLKRILKLM from the coding sequence ATGTTAGTACAACAACAAACAATACAATTCAGCGAGTATTCTTCGTTGTATGATTTAATAGTTCCAAAAGAAAATCTATTAAGAAAAATTAATGATTTGATTGATTTTTCATTCATTTACGATGAGTTGTTAAATAAGTACTGTCCCAATAATGGGCGAATGGCAGAAAGTCCCGTTCGTATGTTTAAGTATTTACTACTTAAAACAATCTATACTGTTTCCGATATTGATGTCGTGGAGCGTTCTCAATACGATATGTCCTTCAAATATTTTTTGGATATGAATCCAGAAGACGATGTTATCAATCCGAGTTCGTTAACAAAATTTAGAAAACTACGTTTAAAGGATACCGACCTATTAAATCTGTTGATAAACAAAACAGTCACCATTGCTATCGAAAAAGGTATTATTCGTTCGAAGTCTATCATCGTTGATGCCACACATACTTTATCAAGATCCAATCCATTTTTAGCCATCGATGTATTGAGAGAACGTTCCAAGCTACTGCGAAAAACAGTATACAGCTTTGAGCAGGAATTCAAAGAACATATGCCTGAAAAAAATACAGACAATGACTTAGAGAAGGAACTTGCTTATTGTAAAGAGTTGGAAAAACGCATTGAAAATGAGCCGTCAATAAGTTCGATTCCAGCTGTGAAAGAGAAATTAAATCTACTCAAAGAAACTGTAGAAGACACTCAAGAAAATTTTACCTTATCAAAAGATGCAGATGCTAAAACGGGTCATAAATCTGCTGATAGTTCTTTCTTTGGATATAAGACTCACTTAGCTATGACCGAGGAGCGCATCATTACAGCGGCTGTAGTCACATCAGGTGAAAAAGGGGATGGACCAGAATTACCTAGACTTTTAGCGATTAGTCAAAAAAACGGAATTGATGTTGATACTATTATTGGGGATGGAGCTTATACAGGAAAAGAAAATCTCAAACTCACAAGGGAGCAAAATATTAAAGTGGTAGCCAGACTAAATGTTACAATAGCACAAGGAGCTAGAAAAGACGAAGATAAATTTGACTATAATAAAGATGCCGATAGATTTGTTTGCACTGCTGGTCATATGGCCATACGAAAGGCTCGCCAAGGTAAAAAAAATGTTGGAACCAATCAAATACAAACCTACTATTTTGATGTGGAAAAATGTAAGACCTGCTCTTTAAAAGAGGGTTGTTATAAAGAAGGATCCAAGACAAAAACATATTCGGTGTCGATAAAATCGGACTTACACCAAGAACAAATCAGCTTTCAAGAAACTGACTATTACAAAGAAAAAGCAAAACATCGATATAAAATAGAAGCGAAAAATAGTGAGTTGAAAAATGTACATGGTTATGATAGAGCAATATCATATGGCATTACCAATATGCAAATGCAAGGTGCAATAGCAATTTTCGCAGTCAACTTAAAAAGAATACTCAAATTAATGTAG
- a CDS encoding GIY-YIG nuclease family protein: MNIVYILFSEKLNKFYTGFTENLQERLLFHQNAESRKFTYNADDWSVFLTIECVSKSQGLKIEAHIKSMKSQVYIRNLKLYPEMIEKLQKKYSDFQS, encoded by the coding sequence ATGAATATAGTCTACATTCTTTTTTCAGAAAAACTAAATAAGTTTTATACTGGGTTCACGGAGAATCTACAGGAAAGATTGTTATTTCATCAAAATGCTGAATCTAGGAAGTTCACTTATAATGCAGATGATTGGTCTGTGTTCTTAACCATTGAATGTGTCTCAAAATCACAAGGTTTAAAGATTGAAGCTCACATAAAATCAATGAAAAGTCAGGTTTACATTCGAAATTTAAAACTATACCCTGAAATGATTGAAAAACTACAAAAAAAATATTCTGACTTTCAGTCTTAA
- a CDS encoding DUF2452 domain-containing protein, with product MESKKPDNIVFSDEEGYNANLLPYATNVGAPVIRVDDIVSWKSRGVSNVNKEFESKFAELKMQYQKLIEEYEWNELVYNAKFSFEPIVGEIYHLYRDDKGVNFLSLIGPTEWNKEHLGTFQLNSDKKWIVLHQ from the coding sequence ATGGAAAGTAAAAAACCCGATAACATTGTGTTTTCAGACGAGGAAGGATATAACGCTAATCTACTACCGTACGCAACCAATGTAGGTGCGCCTGTGATAAGGGTAGATGATATTGTGTCGTGGAAGAGCAGAGGTGTGAGCAATGTAAATAAAGAATTTGAAAGCAAATTTGCCGAACTCAAAATGCAATATCAAAAACTAATCGAGGAGTATGAATGGAACGAATTGGTTTATAATGCAAAATTTTCGTTTGAACCGATTGTAGGCGAAATTTATCATTTATACAGAGATGATAAGGGTGTCAATTTTTTATCACTAATTGGACCTACGGAGTGGAATAAAGAGCACCTAGGTACTTTTCAACTAAACAGTGACAAAAAATGGATTGTGCTGCACCAGTAA
- a CDS encoding DinB family protein, whose product MESIFEVSKIQRNLAGQFMDHFTLEQLNAIPDGYRNNLIWNIAHMVVTQQLLVYKFAGVPILVSDALVERYKKGTEVTAPATAEEVAEIKSLLTSTLAQTEIDFANGLFANYDEYPTSTGFVIKDIADAFSFNVFHEGMHIGIMMRLKKLV is encoded by the coding sequence ATGGAATCAATATTTGAAGTTTCTAAAATACAACGAAATTTAGCCGGACAGTTTATGGATCATTTTACGCTGGAGCAATTAAACGCGATTCCAGACGGATATCGCAATAATTTAATTTGGAATATTGCACACATGGTGGTTACACAACAATTGTTGGTTTATAAATTTGCTGGCGTACCAATATTGGTTTCTGATGCGTTGGTAGAACGATATAAAAAAGGGACTGAAGTTACTGCTCCTGCTACGGCCGAAGAGGTTGCTGAAATTAAAAGTTTGCTTACCAGCACACTTGCACAAACTGAAATAGACTTTGCTAACGGATTGTTTGCTAACTATGATGAATATCCAACCTCAACGGGTTTTGTGATCAAAGATATTGCTGATGCTTTTAGTTTCAATGTTTTTCACGAAGGGATGCACATAGGAATTATGATGCGCTTGAAGAAATTGGTATAA
- a CDS encoding arsenate reductase family protein has product MNKIYYLASCDTCRKIIKALPKNLELAYHDIKQDPITEVELEQLHQLAGSYEALFSKKAVLYKTLNLKDKTLTEEDYKKYLLEHYTFLSRPVFVIGDEIFIGNTQPNILKLHKKLGLV; this is encoded by the coding sequence ATGAACAAAATATACTATTTAGCTAGTTGCGACACTTGTAGAAAAATCATCAAAGCCCTACCAAAAAACCTTGAATTGGCTTACCATGACATCAAACAAGATCCAATAACCGAGGTAGAGTTAGAGCAATTGCACCAATTAGCAGGCAGCTACGAAGCCCTTTTTAGTAAAAAAGCAGTTTTATACAAAACTTTAAACCTAAAGGACAAAACCCTAACCGAAGAAGATTATAAAAAGTACCTCTTAGAACATTATACCTTTTTGAGTCGTCCGGTTTTTGTCATCGGTGACGAAATTTTCATAGGCAACACGCAACCAAACATCCTGAAATTGCACAAAAAATTAGGATTAGTATAG
- a CDS encoding YicC/YloC family endoribonuclease, whose amino-acid sequence MIQSMTGFGKATLQLPTKKVTVEVKSLNSKGLDLNTRMPSLYREMELGLRTQLATKLERGKVDFSIFIESTAEQTSTKVNVPIVKAYIGQLREVYPEADETELMKMAVRMPDTMKTEREEIDPTEWSKIQVVIEEAVQNILNFRQDEGMSLEREFQLRIGNIRQYMEEALALEPERVQAIKDRLQTAIAELKVNVDENRFEQELIYYLEKLDITEEKVRLTNHLDYFLETIKGTEANGRKLGFITQEMGREINTMGSKSNHAQMQKLVVQMKDELEKIKEQVLNVL is encoded by the coding sequence ATGATACAATCAATGACGGGTTTTGGTAAAGCAACTTTGCAATTACCAACCAAAAAAGTTACCGTAGAGGTAAAATCACTTAATAGCAAAGGCCTAGACCTAAACACTCGAATGCCTTCTTTATATCGCGAAATGGAATTGGGCCTTCGTACCCAACTAGCGACAAAACTGGAAAGAGGAAAAGTAGATTTTTCTATTTTTATCGAAAGTACTGCTGAACAAACATCGACTAAAGTTAACGTACCAATTGTAAAAGCTTATATCGGTCAATTACGTGAAGTATATCCTGAGGCTGACGAAACCGAATTGATGAAGATGGCTGTGCGCATGCCTGACACCATGAAAACGGAAAGAGAAGAAATTGACCCAACCGAATGGTCGAAAATTCAGGTTGTCATTGAAGAGGCAGTTCAAAATATTTTGAATTTCCGACAAGATGAAGGAATGTCATTAGAAAGAGAATTTCAATTGCGAATTGGAAACATTCGTCAGTATATGGAAGAGGCGCTAGCGTTGGAGCCAGAAAGAGTACAAGCGATCAAAGACCGTTTACAAACTGCTATTGCAGAACTAAAAGTGAATGTAGACGAAAATCGTTTTGAACAAGAACTTATTTATTACCTAGAGAAACTAGATATTACTGAAGAAAAGGTTCGTTTGACCAACCACTTGGATTATTTTTTAGAAACTATTAAAGGAACTGAAGCCAATGGTAGAAAACTAGGTTTCATTACCCAAGAAATGGGAAGAGAAATCAATACCATGGGGTCTAAATCCAACCACGCACAAATGCAAAAGTTGGTCGTACAGATGAAAGACGAATTGGAAAAAATTAAAGAACAGGTATTAAACGTATTGTAA